One Rickettsia canadensis str. McKiel genomic window, GTAGACAATTACATCATATTTATTTTGCAATTCCTCGTAAACCGAAATACCAGTTTTACCAAGCCCAAAAATACCTATTTTTTGTTTTGTATGAGAATGCATGAGTTAATTTGAAAGAACATTGTAGTTTATTATCTAAGAACAGGTAGACGAAGGTCAACTTCAAAAAGAGCAAGGAATCCACAAGGCGAGGAACGCAGCGTATCTTAATACGTAAGAATGGCAATTTTTGAAGTTCATCAAGTATACTAATTTATCTCCTGCATTAATGCTTGTTCCCCTTCATTAAATTCACCTTGTCCTTTTATATTATTATAAATTAGTTGACCATTAGGATCAGGTAAATAATAATGAGGTGGAACTTCCAGTGCTTTAGCACGCTGTACTTGATACTCATTAGGTCCGGCTGTTGATATACCTACAGTTTCTTTTAATTTTTTACTACAAGCAGAAGTAATTAATAAAACAGTAAATAATAAAAAAATCTTTTTCACTTAAACACCTTTAATTAAAATTATATTTTATTGTCACCGTTATGATCGGTGTTACGAATTTTTTCAGCCATAGCTTTAATTTGAGCATTATCATAATGCTCTTTAGCCTTTTCTTCAATAATTTTTTTAGTACTATAATAATCTTCTATTAAGATAATTACTCCTATTGTAATAAAGCAATCAGCTAAATTAAATACGGGAAAACTATAATTTTTATAATAAAAATGAATAAAATCAAATACCGCTCCTCTAAACAATCTATCAATTAGATTACCGACGGCACCACCAATCACAAAACTATAACCTGCAAAGCCCCTAATCGTTTTTGAACACACCATTAGGTAGTATAAGTAACAGACTATAATCGAGTTTGTTAATATAAAAACAGCATTACTATATTGATAGTATTCACGCATTAATCCAAAACTAATGCCATAATTCCAAGTATAAACCATATTTAAGAAAGCAGTAACCTTGAGCATTAAACCAGGTTTCCATCGTAAATTATCAATAAACCACCATTTGCTTAACTGATCAATAATAACTAATGTTATTATTATACGACTACTACGAGCAAATGTTAGATAGATTTTTTTTAGTAGTAAAAGCATAAGGATTTTGTGAATGAGTAATGAATAGATCGCTAATGTCCATATTAGCCTAGCTAAAAACAAGAATCCAGTAAAAATAACCTTCGTACAAAATAAACATAATAAAAAACAAGTTTTTTTATATATTACTGGATTCCTATCAACAAGATAATAACATCGAGCGTTTTTCAAAAATTGTCTGGTACTAGAGGTCAATTTCAAAAAGAGCTAGGAGTTTGCAAGGCGAGGTGAGTTGCGTATACTTAATACGTGAGAACCAAAGCTCTTGTAGAATGACAATGCCAACTTTTAAAAGTTACCGATTATCACAAAGAAACTCAACTGTTTTATCAGCTTGCAATTCCTGATCAAGCTTAACATTTAAAGTTTTTATTTCTTGTTTAAATTGTTGAAATTTCTCTAAATTTTTTCCGTTTAATTCTATACCAGGTGTTGTTTTAACTGACATAGGATTAACATGTTTGCCGTCAATTTTAACTTCATAATGTAAATGTGGGCCTGTAGCTCTACCTGTACTTCCAACATATGCTATGATCTGCCCTTGTTTTACTATACTTCCCACTTTTAAATTTTTTGCAAAATTTGAAGCATGAGCGTAAGCAGTAGATAACGTACCACTATGTTTTACTTGAATAAATTTTCCATAACCCGACTTCCAACCTATTTCCGTTATAACTCCGTTTCCTGCGGAATATATAGGCGTACCGACTGGAGCTGCAAAGTCAACTCCCTTATGCATTTTAGTATAACCGAGTATCGGATGCTTTCTATTACCGTAATGTGAAGAAACTTTTATAACCTTTAGCGGAGTTTTAAGTAAGCTTCTTTTTACACTTTTACCATCTTCAGAAAAAAATGCATGATTATTTGCATTATTATTATGGGAATAACGATATATATTATATTCTTTGCCTGAAAGATTTAATGAAACATATAGAATTTTACCGTGGTGGGAAAATTTACCGTCTTCCGTTACGTATTTTTCTGTTATTACAGTTACAGTATCACCGCTTTTTATTTGACGCTGAAAATCGATTTGATAGGCATAAGCATTAATCAGCTCTATTATACTATTATTTGATAAACCCAGTTTTTTAAGGGCAGACATAAAATTTGATTCAATACTTACCGACGCTTTAGCAACTTTTTTATTTAAAGGTACTACAATTTCTTCAACTTTAAAATTATCACTTTCTCTAATTACTTCAATAGTTTTGAGCTTATCGATAATTATGACGATTTTATTTAAGAACGTTACCTCTGAGGTTAAATCTTCATCCTCATTTTCGTTAATTTTTGTTTCATATTCAAAAGTAATGTGTTGCCCTATTTTAAGTGAAGATGATAATTTACCATCTTTTACTAAATTTATAATTTTTTCTATTTCATTTTTAGGGATATTTTGTTCTATCAAAATTGACTTTATAGTATCTCCTTTTTTTACTACTACTTCTTTAAATGAAATCGTTTCTTCTTCAATACTATCAGGCTGTACTAAAGTTATAGATAAAGTGTTGTTAACATAATTATTAACTGCAAAAGAGATAAAAAAAACTAATCCTATAAATAATAATAAGGAAGCAGAGGTGAGGATTTTTCTAAGACGCGCACTAATAAAGGATGATGGTAATACATCATTAAAATCACAAGATAGTACAGTATCATTCATTAAAACTGCTCTGAAGATATTTGAATCAATTTTTCATTACTAATCATCACTAATAATATACACCATATATAAATAAATTACAATAGAAAATTGTAAAATTTTGTTTTATTTGTGTTTCATTAGTTTTTTATTGATTAAAATTAAATTTTAATATAAGTCAATGTTTATATCTCCTGTTTACCTAACCATAATGCTGTCAAATGTCCCAAATAGAATATTATGAGAATATTCCTTTAAATAAAAACTGTCCTATAAATAGTGAAATAGTTCTAGTAGGCGGTTGTTTTGATTGATTACATTACGGTCATATAGAATTTTACACAAAGCTAAAAAACAAGGTAAATACTTAATCATTGCTTTAGAACCGGATGAAACAATTATTAAATATAAAAAGGTCAACCTATCCATAATCAATTACAACGAGCAAAAATTTTAAGTTCTTTCACATTCATCGATAAAGTACTTATATTACCGAAACTGAAAGATTTTAATGATTATGCTCGGTTGGTACAAAATACTTATCCTTCTGTAATTGCTGTAACAAAGGATGATCTTTCCTTAATAAATAAATTCAAGCAAAATTAATTAATACTAATAAAAGTTATCGACTTACTACAACATCCTAATATAGGTACTTTCTAGCTCAAATATTAAAAAATATAGTTTTGCTAAAAATTTATCGATTTTTACTTTAACAAAAATGCATATACATTTATATTAAGTATAAATAATCTATAATATATGCTAATGCTATGAAAAATATTATTACTTTAAGTAGTTTATTGATTTTTAGCAAAATGTGCTTTGCTTCCGAGCCATTACCTTGGCAAGTAACATTCCAGCCACCGGCAAGTCCCATTATGGAGGAATTACATCATTTTCATAATTTTCTGCTTTATATCTCAACGGCTATTGTTTTATTTGTTGCTGGATTACTTGGCTTTGTATGCATCAGATTTAATGCAAAAAATAATCCCGTACCAGCAAAATTTGCACACAATATTTTAATAGAAATAATTTGGACTGTAATACCTATAATAATTTTAGTGATTATTGCAGTACCGTCTTTTAGAATATTGCGTCATGCTGAAAAAATACCTGAAATGGATTTAACTATTAAAGTAGTAGGTTATCAATGGTATTGGCACTATATGTATCCTGATCATAATAATTTGGAGTTTGATAGCGTAATGATCTCTGATGAGAATCTAAAACCTGACCAGAAAAGATTATTGGATGTTGATAATCGAATTGTTATACCTGAAAACGCTAACGTAAGATTTCTTATTACTGCAGGTGATGTGATACATAGTTTTGCTGTTCCGTCGCTTGGTTTTAAAATAGATGCAGTACCTGGAAGAATTAATGAAACATGGACAAGAGTTACCAAGAAAGGCGTATATTATGGGCAATGCTCTGAACTATGCGGCATCAATCACGGTTTCATGCCGATTGCTATAGAAGTAGTAAGTAAAGAGGATTTTGATAACTGGATTGCAAGTAAAAATAAGGTTGCGATGAATGCAAAATTAGCGGCTAATTAATTATATGAAATTTTATAGAAATTCATATTCCTATTACTATGGGTACTAGTTTTATAACTGATAATATAAATCATCCTATGGACTGGTTTGCTACTGCTCCTTTCTTTATTTTTAAACATAGGAATAATTATACTCCTTCCTATGATAAAAGAAGAGATATTATAGTTGGAAACGACGTATGTTTTGGTACAAACTCTACTATTTTTTGCCTGGAGTTAATATTTGGAGACGGAGCAATTATCATAATGGCTAAAGATTTACCACCACATAGTATTGTTGCCAGCAATCATGCAAAGATAATACGCTATAGATTTTTTGACAAAATAATAGAGCAATTACTTGAAATTAAATGGTGGAATTGGGATTATATAATAAAATCACTAAAAATATTCCAATTTTTGGAGCAGATATTGAAAAATTAACACAGGCAGAATAATAATTATGGATATAACTACTAGCGACATTAATCACGATGACTACCATACCCCTCACGGTTGGAGACGATGGCTTTTTTCTACTAATCACAAAGATATCGGCATTATGTATATCATATTTGCCGTTTTTGCTGGAATTGTCGGCGGCTTATTTTCTCTTCTCTTTA contains:
- the lspA gene encoding signal peptidase II yields the protein MLLLLKKIYLTFARSSRIIITLVIIDQLSKWWFIDNLRWKPGLMLKVTAFLNMVYTWNYGISFGLMREYYQYSNAVFILTNSIIVCYLYYLMVCSKTIRGFAGYSFVIGGAVGNLIDRLFRGAVFDFIHFYYKNYSFPVFNLADCFITIGVIILIEDYYSTKKIIEEKAKEHYDNAQIKAMAEKIRNTDHNGDNKI
- a CDS encoding virginiamycin A acetyltransferase — translated: MGTSFITDNINHPMDWFATAPFFIFKHRNNYTPSYDKRRDIIVGNDVCFGTNSTIFCLELIFGDGAIIIMAKDLPPHSIVASNHAKIIRYRFFDKIIEQLLEIKWWNWDYIIKSLKIFQFLEQILKN
- the coxB gene encoding cytochrome c oxidase subunit II, producing MKNIITLSSLLIFSKMCFASEPLPWQVTFQPPASPIMEELHHFHNFLLYISTAIVLFVAGLLGFVCIRFNAKNNPVPAKFAHNILIEIIWTVIPIIILVIIAVPSFRILRHAEKIPEMDLTIKVVGYQWYWHYMYPDHNNLEFDSVMISDENLKPDQKRLLDVDNRIVIPENANVRFLITAGDVIHSFAVPSLGFKIDAVPGRINETWTRVTKKGVYYGQCSELCGINHGFMPIAIEVVSKEDFDNWIASKNKVAMNAKLAAN
- a CDS encoding membrane lipoprotein lipid attachment site-containing protein translates to MKKIFLLFTVLLITSACSKKLKETVGISTAGPNEYQVQRAKALEVPPHYYLPDPNGQLIYNNIKGQGEFNEGEQALMQEIN
- a CDS encoding M23 family metallopeptidase, which gives rise to MNDTVLSCDFNDVLPSSFISARLRKILTSASLLLFIGLVFFISFAVNNYVNNTLSITLVQPDSIEEETISFKEVVVKKGDTIKSILIEQNIPKNEIEKIINLVKDGKLSSSLKIGQHITFEYETKINENEDEDLTSEVTFLNKIVIIIDKLKTIEVIRESDNFKVEEIVVPLNKKVAKASVSIESNFMSALKKLGLSNNSIIELINAYAYQIDFQRQIKSGDTVTVITEKYVTEDGKFSHHGKILYVSLNLSGKEYNIYRYSHNNNANNHAFFSEDGKSVKRSLLKTPLKVIKVSSHYGNRKHPILGYTKMHKGVDFAAPVGTPIYSAGNGVITEIGWKSGYGKFIQVKHSGTLSTAYAHASNFAKNLKVGSIVKQGQIIAYVGSTGRATGPHLHYEVKIDGKHVNPMSVKTTPGIELNGKNLEKFQQFKQEIKTLNVKLDQELQADKTVEFLCDNR